A stretch of the Nosocomiicoccus ampullae genome encodes the following:
- a CDS encoding S1 RNA-binding domain-containing protein, which yields MSVEVGEKVVGKVTGVKPFGAFVELPDGKSGLVHISEVANKFVEDINDHVKVNDEVKVKVLSVGDDGKISLSIKQAEKPKRQRKEQSPEDFEKKLSNFLKDSEERMSSIKRQAEARRGGR from the coding sequence ATGTCAGTTGAAGTTGGCGAAAAAGTCGTCGGAAAAGTTACAGGGGTTAAACCTTTTGGAGCGTTTGTAGAATTACCAGACGGAAAAAGTGGACTAGTACACATCAGTGAGGTCGCAAACAAATTCGTAGAAGATATTAACGACCATGTAAAAGTAAATGATGAGGTTAAAGTGAAAGTATTATCCGTTGGTGATGACGGCAAAATCTCGCTATCAATAAAACAAGCAGAAAAACCTAAGAGACAGCGTAAAGAACAGTCTCCAGAAGACTTCGAAAAGAAACTATCTAACTTCTTAAAAGATAGTGAAGAACGTATGAGTTCAATTAAAAGGCAAGCTGAAGCGCGTCGCGGAGGCCGTTAA
- a CDS encoding RNA-binding S4 domain-containing protein produces the protein MRLDKFLKVSRIIKRRPLAKTMSDDGRIEVNGRVAKAGTNVEVGDELKIRFGKRIVTYKVLDLKEHAKKEEAEQMIELINDEKIEDDSEW, from the coding sequence ATGAGACTCGATAAATTTTTAAAAGTATCGCGAATTATTAAGCGTCGTCCACTTGCTAAAACGATGAGTGATGATGGGCGTATCGAAGTAAACGGTAGAGTCGCTAAAGCTGGAACGAATGTTGAAGTGGGTGATGAGTTAAAAATAAGATTCGGAAAACGCATCGTCACGTATAAAGTTCTCGACTTAAAAGAACATGCAAAAAAAGAAGAAGCAGAACAAATGATAGAATTGATAAACGATGAAAAAATCGAAGATGATTCTGAATGGTAA
- the hpt gene encoding hypoxanthine phosphoribosyltransferase, whose protein sequence is MTLRNDIETIIFSEEDIKEITKRLADELTKDYEGKEPIFVALLKGSIMFMGDLVKYVDTHLELDFMDVSSYVGTKSTGDVKILKDLSSSIEGRHIVIVEDIVETGATLNYIIEFLRSRKPASVEVVTLLDKPVEDRKLDVEVKYVGTKIPEGFVVGYGLDFNEKYRNLPYIGLLKPELYE, encoded by the coding sequence ATGACGCTTAGAAATGATATTGAAACGATAATTTTTAGCGAAGAAGATATCAAAGAAATTACGAAGCGACTTGCGGACGAATTAACAAAAGATTACGAAGGTAAAGAGCCGATATTCGTTGCCTTATTAAAGGGATCGATTATGTTTATGGGTGACCTTGTAAAATACGTCGATACGCACCTAGAGTTAGATTTTATGGATGTTTCGAGTTACGTTGGAACAAAATCTACAGGCGACGTTAAAATTTTAAAGGACCTTTCATCTTCAATTGAAGGACGTCACATCGTTATCGTTGAAGATATTGTTGAAACAGGCGCAACATTAAATTATATCATTGAGTTTTTACGTTCAAGAAAACCGGCGAGTGTTGAAGTGGTCACACTTCTAGATAAGCCGGTCGAAGATCGTAAGTTGGATGTTGAAGTAAAATATGTTGGAACAAAAATCCCTGAAGGATTTGTTGTTGGTTATGGATTGGACTTTAATGAAAAATACCGTAACTTACCTTACATTGGCTTATTAAAGCCAGAACTATATGAGTAA
- the pth gene encoding aminoacyl-tRNA hydrolase, with protein MKCFIGLGNPGTKYDNTRHNVGFMAIDELSDKFNIELDESKFKCHFGVGLVNGEKVILVKPQTFMNLSGEGARPLIDYFNIDLDDVFVLYDDMDLGIGKLRLRQKGSAGGHNGIRSLNQYFKTEKYKRVRIGIGRPDGPMPIVKWVLSKFTDEDKPVLEKVISVTGDACEMAIDHEFTDVMNRYNGDVNA; from the coding sequence ATGAAGTGCTTTATTGGTCTCGGGAATCCAGGAACAAAATATGATAATACACGCCACAATGTTGGGTTTATGGCAATTGATGAGTTAAGTGACAAGTTTAATATCGAACTAGATGAAAGTAAATTCAAGTGTCATTTTGGCGTTGGTTTAGTAAATGGTGAAAAAGTAATACTCGTGAAACCACAAACGTTTATGAATTTATCTGGTGAAGGCGCACGTCCGTTAATTGATTACTTTAATATCGATTTAGATGATGTTTTCGTTCTGTACGACGATATGGATCTTGGAATTGGAAAGCTAAGGCTACGCCAAAAAGGGAGTGCTGGTGGACATAATGGAATTCGTTCGTTGAACCAGTATTTTAAAACTGAAAAATATAAACGTGTACGTATTGGAATTGGTCGTCCAGATGGTCCGATGCCGATTGTAAAATGGGTATTATCTAAATTTACAGATGAAGATAAACCTGTGTTAGAAAAAGTAATTAGTGTTACAGGAGATGCATGTGAAATGGCAATCGACCATGAATTCACAGACGTCATGAATCGTTATAATGGTGATGTGAATGCATGA
- a CDS encoding FtsB family cell division protein gives MTNKIIKMLNKYTIDSDTKREVLKGERKVRRRRMLAMSILAFVLTFVFISIGINQKVENRNLQDEVRDTELVLEETNEEHEALKQEIAQLNDDNYIRRIARGDFFMSDSGELIFSLPESKKEKDKEK, from the coding sequence ATGACAAACAAAATTATAAAAATGCTCAATAAATATACGATCGATTCTGATACAAAACGTGAAGTGTTAAAAGGTGAACGAAAAGTTCGACGCCGACGTATGTTAGCAATGAGTATACTTGCATTTGTCTTAACATTTGTATTCATATCAATAGGCATCAACCAAAAAGTTGAAAATAGAAATCTTCAAGATGAGGTGAGAGACACAGAACTCGTCTTAGAGGAAACAAATGAAGAACATGAAGCGCTAAAACAAGAAATTGCGCAGTTAAACGATGATAATTATATTAGACGTATTGCACGTGGAGATTTCTTTATGTCAGATAGTGGAGAACTCATATTTTCACTACCAGAATCTAAAAAAGAAAAAGATAAAGAAAAGTGA
- the mfd gene encoding transcription-repair coupling factor: MHERIRQRIQSDSRVRELLDYKSETSILVTGVTEEFKGPLFHEVVESHDKPVVLFVENNHKMEKLQNQLGAYTDDIYTFPVGDIMIETMADQSPEFKKERMRTLYALLENEKGLFIVPTEGLMKPLMRPEKLLEYKKHIALGDDLEYDSFIRYLTEIGYVRREEVQNFGEFAVRGDIFDIYMSSGLVRIELFDTEVDSIRAIDEETKRSTHNLESVTLEPFSEYVLEEDERVELVKHITKLYDKTKSIIDKAAHETLDAYFEKLTDENYTMTHLSQFSHLLHEEEISILDYIKDDYTILVDEVKNIEASFEREVQAMHNYYESLQEAGKMLAEGGNYLEHQLERLYKKNVAYFSLFLSNMPVSIQDIVKISVKPTEIYYGQYDILASNITQMIRDGFLINIELRDDDELKKTRQLLEDLEIDSYIKDLPDSVEQGVVLTTGNFEAGFILPFMHSAVLTSKELYNRTSKKKKRTRKLSNAEKIKSYQELNVGDFIVHVHHGVGRYLGIETLEVGGLHNDYMKLQYKGTDQLFVPVDQMDLVQKYVSSDDGSPKMHKLGGTEWKKTKAKVESSVNELADELLKLYQERAATKGFKFSSDNDMVQSFEERFPYEETPDQLASIHEIKQDMEKVQPMDRLLCGDVGYGKTEVAIRAAFKAVQDGKQVAVLVPTTILAAQHFETFIERIEDFPVNVEMMSRFRTPKEMREVKKGLKEGTVDIVVGTHTILGKTVEFKDLGLLIVDEEQRFGVKHKERIKQLKTNVDVLTLTATPIPRTLHMSLMGVRDLSVIETPPQNRFPVQTYVLEYDGNFVKEAINRELARGGQVFYLHNRTDTIYEKAAHVEMLAEGASVGVMHARMTELEIEETMQAFVNGEYDIIVTTTIIETGVDVPNANTLIIEDADRFGLSQLYQLRGRVGRSNRISYAYLFYQPNKVLTEVAEKRLAAIKEYTELGSGFKIAMRDLNIRGAGNLLGKHQSGFIDSVGYELYSDMLESAVLEKRGLSTEEEEPANIPVDIELDAYLPATYIQHEQSKIDLYKRLRSVNSIEGLRDIEDEMIDRFGDYPVEVENLIDLVKVKIYALILGAYKVYEDKRYFYLNLTKDATAKINGEKLFMDTEDYKRILRIRVENNEIQFQVKTKDIKVFIDILKRSTESKEEETV; this comes from the coding sequence ATGCATGAGAGAATTAGACAAAGAATCCAATCAGATTCACGTGTTAGAGAGCTATTAGACTATAAATCCGAAACGTCTATTTTAGTGACAGGCGTAACTGAAGAGTTTAAAGGACCACTCTTTCATGAAGTTGTAGAAAGTCACGATAAGCCTGTCGTTTTATTTGTTGAAAATAACCATAAGATGGAAAAGCTTCAAAACCAACTTGGTGCGTATACAGACGATATTTATACGTTCCCTGTTGGAGATATTATGATTGAAACGATGGCAGACCAAAGCCCTGAATTTAAAAAAGAACGAATGCGAACATTATATGCCCTTCTTGAGAATGAGAAAGGGTTATTTATCGTGCCTACTGAAGGGCTGATGAAACCATTAATGCGACCTGAAAAACTTCTCGAGTATAAAAAACATATCGCGCTCGGTGACGATTTAGAATATGATTCGTTCATTCGCTATTTAACAGAAATTGGTTACGTGAGACGTGAAGAAGTCCAGAACTTTGGTGAATTCGCAGTTCGTGGAGATATTTTTGACATTTACATGTCGAGTGGACTCGTTCGTATCGAGTTATTTGACACAGAAGTCGACTCAATTCGTGCGATAGACGAAGAAACGAAGCGTTCTACACATAATTTAGAATCTGTAACACTCGAGCCGTTTTCAGAATATGTCTTAGAAGAAGACGAACGCGTAGAACTCGTTAAACATATCACAAAGTTATACGATAAAACAAAATCCATCATCGATAAGGCAGCACATGAAACATTAGATGCGTATTTTGAAAAACTTACCGATGAAAATTATACGATGACCCACCTTAGTCAGTTTAGCCACTTACTCCATGAAGAAGAGATTTCAATTTTAGATTATATAAAAGACGATTATACGATATTAGTTGACGAAGTTAAAAATATAGAAGCAAGTTTTGAGCGTGAAGTTCAAGCGATGCACAATTATTACGAGAGCCTTCAAGAAGCTGGGAAGATGTTAGCTGAAGGTGGGAATTACCTGGAACATCAGCTTGAAAGACTATACAAGAAAAACGTAGCATATTTCTCACTGTTTTTAAGTAATATGCCAGTCTCAATCCAAGATATCGTCAAAATTTCAGTAAAACCAACAGAAATTTACTACGGACAATACGATATTTTAGCATCGAATATTACACAAATGATCCGAGATGGATTTTTAATCAATATCGAACTTCGTGATGATGACGAGTTAAAAAAGACAAGACAGCTACTTGAAGATTTAGAAATAGATAGTTATATAAAAGACTTACCAGATTCTGTCGAACAAGGGGTCGTTCTTACGACGGGTAATTTTGAAGCAGGATTTATATTACCGTTTATGCATTCAGCGGTTCTGACGAGTAAAGAATTATATAACCGAACGTCTAAAAAGAAAAAGCGTACGAGAAAATTATCAAATGCTGAAAAGATTAAATCATACCAAGAGTTAAATGTCGGAGACTTTATCGTTCACGTACACCACGGTGTCGGTAGATACCTAGGTATTGAAACATTAGAAGTGGGCGGACTCCATAACGATTATATGAAGCTTCAATATAAAGGTACCGACCAGTTATTTGTTCCAGTCGACCAAATGGATCTCGTTCAAAAATATGTGTCAAGTGATGATGGTTCTCCGAAAATGCACAAACTTGGCGGTACAGAGTGGAAGAAAACAAAAGCAAAAGTTGAAAGTAGTGTAAACGAGCTTGCCGACGAACTATTGAAACTCTATCAAGAACGTGCAGCGACGAAAGGATTTAAATTTAGTTCAGATAACGATATGGTGCAGTCATTTGAAGAAAGATTCCCTTACGAAGAAACACCGGACCAGCTCGCATCAATTCACGAAATTAAACAAGACATGGAAAAAGTTCAACCGATGGACAGATTGTTATGTGGAGATGTTGGATACGGTAAAACAGAAGTTGCGATTCGTGCAGCATTTAAAGCAGTTCAAGATGGTAAACAAGTCGCAGTACTCGTACCAACAACTATTTTAGCAGCGCAGCACTTTGAGACGTTTATTGAACGTATCGAAGATTTCCCGGTAAATGTTGAAATGATGTCTCGTTTTAGAACACCGAAAGAAATGCGTGAAGTAAAAAAAGGATTAAAAGAAGGTACTGTTGATATTGTCGTTGGAACACACACGATACTCGGTAAAACGGTCGAGTTTAAAGATCTCGGCTTACTTATCGTCGACGAAGAGCAGCGCTTCGGGGTAAAACATAAAGAGCGTATTAAACAACTAAAAACAAACGTCGATGTCTTAACGTTAACAGCAACACCAATCCCAAGAACACTGCATATGAGTTTAATGGGTGTTAGAGACTTATCAGTTATTGAAACACCACCACAAAACAGGTTCCCGGTTCAAACGTACGTTTTAGAGTACGATGGTAACTTCGTAAAAGAAGCAATTAATAGAGAACTTGCTCGAGGTGGACAGGTGTTTTATCTTCATAATCGTACGGATACGATTTACGAAAAAGCAGCGCACGTTGAAATGCTTGCTGAAGGTGCGAGTGTTGGTGTCATGCATGCGAGAATGACAGAATTAGAAATTGAAGAAACGATGCAAGCCTTTGTAAATGGGGAATACGATATTATTGTTACAACGACGATTATTGAAACAGGGGTCGATGTACCAAACGCGAATACGCTAATTATTGAAGATGCCGATCGTTTTGGATTATCTCAGCTATACCAGTTACGCGGAAGAGTCGGTCGTAGTAATAGAATTAGTTATGCATATCTATTCTATCAACCAAATAAAGTGCTTACGGAAGTTGCTGAAAAAAGACTTGCTGCAATTAAAGAGTACACAGAACTTGGAAGTGGGTTTAAAATCGCGATGCGTGATTTAAATATCCGTGGTGCGGGTAACTTACTCGGTAAACATCAGTCTGGTTTTATAGATTCTGTAGGATATGAGTTATATTCAGATATGTTAGAAAGTGCAGTATTGGAAAAACGTGGATTATCAACTGAAGAAGAGGAACCAGCAAATATACCAGTTGATATTGAACTCGACGCATATCTTCCAGCGACTTACATTCAACATGAGCAATCTAAAATTGATTTATATAAGCGTTTGAGATCTGTAAACAGTATTGAAGGTTTAAGAGATATTGAAGATGAGATGATTGACCGCTTCGGAGATTATCCAGTTGAAGTCGAGAACTTAATCGATCTCGTGAAAGTGAAAATATATGCACTAATACTCGGTGCGTATAAAGTATACGAAGATAAGCGTTATTTTTATTTAAACTTAACGAAAGATGCAACAGCAAAGATTAATGGTGAGAAACTATTTATGGATACTGAGGACTATAAACGTATATTAAGAATACGTGTAGAAAATAACGAAATTCAGTTCCAGGTTAAAACGAAAGATATTAAAGTATTCATTGACATATTAAAACGCTCAACTGAGAGCAAAGAGGAGGAAACGGTATGA
- a CDS encoding 50S ribosomal protein L25/general stress protein Ctc, translated as MAKLVADSRESLTKGELNELRAAGKVPSVLYGYNVENTSVTVDEVEFIKLIREIGRNGVIDLELDGKSVQVMVNEYQFEPLKNRIDHIDFIAINMDEERTVEVSIVTVGEAAGEKDGGVVEQPNFVVEVTARPADIPEEIEVNVEELEVGDSITVGDVRDQFSFTIEDEDDTTLAMVSVPQEEEEEVEEAEDAEESEEAAEESSEDEE; from the coding sequence ATGGCAAAACTAGTTGCGGATTCAAGAGAGAGTTTAACTAAAGGTGAACTCAATGAATTACGTGCAGCTGGTAAAGTACCTTCAGTACTTTACGGTTACAATGTAGAGAATACATCTGTTACTGTTGATGAAGTTGAATTCATCAAACTTATCCGTGAAATCGGACGTAACGGTGTTATTGACCTAGAGCTTGACGGTAAGTCAGTTCAGGTAATGGTTAACGAATATCAATTCGAACCATTAAAAAATAGAATTGATCACATCGACTTCATCGCAATCAACATGGACGAAGAAAGAACTGTTGAAGTAAGCATCGTTACTGTTGGTGAAGCTGCTGGTGAAAAAGACGGCGGTGTTGTTGAACAACCTAACTTCGTTGTTGAAGTTACAGCACGTCCAGCAGACATTCCAGAAGAAATTGAAGTTAACGTAGAAGAACTTGAAGTTGGAGACTCAATTACAGTTGGAGATGTCCGCGATCAGTTCTCATTCACGATTGAAGACGAAGATGACACTACTCTTGCGATGGTTTCAGTACCTCAAGAAGAAGAGGAAGAAGTTGAAGAAGCAGAAGACGCTGAAGAATCAGAAGAAGCTGCTGAAGAATCATCTGAAGACGAAGAGTAA
- the ftsH gene encoding ATP-dependent zinc metalloprotease FtsH, giving the protein MPKKTGRNILLLAILAVILFGIFQSFNGGAQADKELQYNQFIEALDNKDIEKMTIQPESNVYLVNGKLKDQNDHESFSTVIPYNASQDLDSILETAKEDKDLTFNVEPAEEQSPWTGMLFTFIPLLVILFFFLFLMSNAQGGGGNRMMNFGKSKAKQFDNTKSKTRFSDVAGADEEKAELVEVVDFLKDHRKFDKMGARIPKGVLLTGPPGTGKTLIARAVAGEAGVPFFSISGSDFVEMFVGVGASRVRDLFEQAKKNSPCIIFIDEIDAVGRQRGAGVGGGHDEREQTLNQLLVEMDGFASNEGIIMIAATNRADILDPALLRPGRFDRQIQVGLPDVKGREAVLRVHARNKPLDETVDLKAIAQRTPGFSGADLENLLNEASLVATRAGKNKVDMRDVDEATDRVIAGPAKKSRVMSEKERRIVAFHEAGHTVIGMVLDEAETVHKVTIVPRGQAGGYAVMLPKEDRYFMTKPELQDRIVGLLGGRVAEEVTFGEASTGAHNDFQRTTSLARKMVKEFGMSEKLGPIQFGETGGQVFLGKEMGSEPSYSDTFAYEIDLEVQKIVKEAYERCHDILTTHQEQLTLIAETLLVEETLDREQIEGLFHEGKLPERQYDDSHLEEDDGDDVKAGHSYEEIKEKLQHHEDVSDDEKEVSRPEMTDDEDVTDDLDSKNPNEQRNVQDDTDNK; this is encoded by the coding sequence ATGCCTAAAAAAACTGGCCGTAATATATTGCTTTTAGCAATATTAGCAGTAATATTATTCGGTATTTTCCAAAGTTTTAATGGTGGTGCGCAGGCAGACAAAGAACTGCAATACAACCAATTTATAGAAGCTTTGGATAACAAAGACATAGAAAAAATGACGATTCAACCAGAGAGCAACGTTTACTTAGTAAATGGTAAATTAAAAGATCAAAATGATCATGAATCGTTTAGTACAGTTATTCCTTATAATGCATCACAAGATTTAGATTCAATTTTAGAAACAGCTAAAGAAGATAAAGACTTAACATTTAACGTAGAGCCTGCAGAGGAACAAAGTCCTTGGACAGGTATGTTATTTACATTTATACCGCTACTTGTAATTCTATTTTTCTTCTTATTCTTAATGTCAAACGCACAAGGCGGCGGTGGAAACCGTATGATGAACTTCGGTAAAAGTAAGGCGAAGCAATTTGATAATACGAAATCAAAAACACGCTTCTCTGACGTAGCCGGAGCAGATGAAGAAAAAGCAGAATTAGTTGAAGTTGTAGACTTCTTAAAAGATCACCGTAAATTTGACAAAATGGGTGCGCGTATTCCTAAAGGGGTACTACTTACAGGACCTCCAGGTACTGGTAAGACGTTAATCGCTCGTGCTGTCGCAGGTGAAGCGGGCGTACCATTCTTCTCAATTTCAGGTTCTGACTTTGTTGAGATGTTTGTTGGTGTAGGTGCGTCACGTGTACGTGACTTATTCGAACAAGCGAAGAAAAATTCACCATGTATTATCTTTATTGATGAGATTGACGCTGTTGGTCGTCAACGTGGTGCTGGTGTCGGTGGTGGACACGATGAACGTGAACAAACACTAAACCAATTACTTGTAGAAATGGACGGATTTGCGAGTAATGAAGGAATCATTATGATCGCAGCAACAAACCGTGCAGATATTTTAGACCCAGCGCTATTACGTCCAGGTCGTTTTGACAGACAAATTCAAGTTGGTTTACCAGACGTTAAAGGTCGTGAAGCAGTACTTAGAGTACATGCACGTAACAAACCATTAGACGAAACGGTAGACTTAAAAGCAATCGCACAACGTACACCAGGATTCTCTGGTGCGGACTTAGAAAACTTACTAAACGAAGCGTCACTTGTTGCGACTCGTGCAGGTAAAAACAAAGTCGATATGAGAGACGTCGATGAAGCAACAGACCGCGTAATCGCAGGACCTGCGAAGAAATCACGCGTAATGAGTGAAAAAGAACGCCGTATTGTAGCGTTCCACGAAGCAGGACATACAGTGATTGGTATGGTATTAGACGAAGCGGAAACAGTCCATAAAGTTACGATTGTTCCACGTGGTCAAGCAGGTGGGTATGCAGTAATGCTACCGAAAGAAGACCGCTACTTTATGACAAAACCAGAACTTCAAGACAGAATTGTTGGTTTACTTGGAGGACGTGTTGCAGAAGAAGTAACATTTGGTGAAGCATCAACAGGTGCTCATAACGACTTCCAAAGAACAACAAGTCTTGCGAGAAAAATGGTTAAAGAATTTGGTATGAGTGAAAAACTTGGACCAATTCAGTTCGGTGAAACAGGTGGACAAGTATTCTTAGGTAAAGAAATGGGTAGCGAACCAAGCTATTCAGACACATTTGCTTATGAGATTGACTTAGAAGTTCAGAAGATTGTTAAAGAAGCGTATGAAAGATGTCATGATATCTTAACAACGCATCAAGAACAACTTACTTTAATTGCAGAAACATTACTCGTTGAAGAAACGTTAGACCGCGAACAAATCGAAGGGTTATTCCACGAGGGTAAATTACCTGAACGTCAATACGATGACAGTCATCTAGAAGAAGATGATGGAGATGACGTAAAAGCTGGTCACTCATACGAGGAAATTAAAGAAAAACTACAACATCATGAAGATGTTTCTGATGATGAGAAAGAAGTCTCTCGTCCAGAAATGACTGACGATGAAGACGTTACAGATGACCTGGATTCAAAAAATCCAAACGAACAACGTAATGTACAAGACGATACAGACAACAAATAA
- the tilS gene encoding tRNA lysidine(34) synthetase TilS, which yields MVKLNVSWKPSDDIALALSGGIDSMVLYNLLKTTYKDTYRKLYIFHVNHGARIESFDEEKALKKRVERDGFKFLSTTLNIEKFSQQKGRLLRYEFFFQEMRNNNIQYCLTAHHKDDDFESIIFELLTSRYLHGVGIKEIYKRFVRPMLNVRLKEIETYAHNYNVTYFLDQTNETNDYTRNYIRHEILTHVDSHEALHLESLTAFKEDYNALVALAKSEAEAFLKRPFKRSQFNQCRHILKVYILSIWLKVSRTYIEEIIRRLDSNESQFELPIGHKMFVCSYDNCYIREDKTYKTHLTIDSTGTYEFNGYKISVKGLRGLTVRTFQNGDRVKLKDVGTKKVSRLFIDKKISNDKRKTMPIIVDENGRIIAVGEIYNIIKLLNKDNREVNLTIEEINYDA from the coding sequence ATGGTAAAACTAAACGTCAGTTGGAAACCATCTGATGATATCGCACTTGCATTATCTGGCGGTATTGATTCGATGGTATTATATAATCTTTTAAAAACAACATACAAAGACACATATCGTAAGTTGTATATATTTCATGTGAATCACGGTGCAAGAATCGAATCATTCGACGAAGAGAAAGCGTTAAAAAAACGTGTTGAGCGTGATGGTTTTAAATTTCTATCAACAACTTTAAATATAGAAAAATTCTCTCAACAAAAAGGTCGTCTTTTACGCTATGAATTTTTCTTTCAAGAAATGCGTAACAATAATATCCAGTACTGCTTAACTGCGCACCATAAAGACGATGATTTTGAAAGTATTATATTCGAGTTACTTACGAGTCGTTATTTACACGGTGTTGGCATAAAAGAGATTTACAAAAGATTCGTTCGTCCGATGTTAAACGTTCGTTTAAAAGAGATTGAAACGTATGCTCATAATTATAATGTGACGTACTTTTTAGATCAGACGAACGAAACAAATGATTACACACGAAATTACATTCGTCACGAGATTTTAACTCATGTAGATAGCCATGAGGCACTGCATTTAGAGAGTTTAACAGCGTTTAAAGAAGATTATAATGCATTAGTAGCGCTTGCGAAATCAGAGGCTGAAGCCTTTTTAAAGCGTCCGTTTAAACGCTCACAGTTTAATCAGTGTCGTCATATATTGAAAGTGTATATTTTAAGCATTTGGCTCAAAGTGAGCCGCACGTACATCGAAGAAATTATACGAAGATTAGACAGTAACGAAAGTCAGTTTGAGTTACCAATTGGTCATAAGATGTTCGTTTGTAGCTATGATAATTGTTATATCCGTGAAGATAAAACTTATAAAACGCATTTAACAATAGATTCAACAGGCACGTATGAATTTAATGGGTATAAAATCTCTGTTAAAGGGCTAAGAGGGCTTACGGTTCGCACATTTCAAAACGGGGACCGGGTGAAATTAAAGGACGTTGGAACTAAAAAAGTGAGTCGGCTTTTTATCGATAAAAAAATTAGTAACGACAAGCGAAAAACGATGCCAATTATCGTTGATGAAAACGGCAGAATCATTGCAGTTGGTGAAATTTATAATATAATAAAACTATTGAATAAAGATAATCGCGAAGTAAATTTAACTATTGAGGAGATTAACTATGACGCTTAG
- a CDS encoding MazG nucleotide pyrophosphohydrolase domain-containing protein, whose translation MITVVGLGSSDVDHMTVGVYRKLLQSDYVYLRTKDHPAVELLRKENIPFQSFDDYYIESETFEETYEKIVKELLKRGKDEGVIYAVPGSPLLYETTTELLLNNDEDVNVEIIGGQSFIDVCIEAVNIPVNEGFQILDASTLAEKDLNHHQHTLITQVYDQFSVSDAKLTLLEYYDPSTVVTLIIGAGSESETLITKPLEEIDYDVPNSNLMTMFVPKVESTDLDNRSVYYMREIYQVLVGENGCPWDKVQTHESLERFLIEESYEVIEAIEKEDDDLLVEELGDILLQVGLHAAIAERDGYFNFHDILESLNRKIVHRHPHVFGDAVVNNSDDLKEVWNAQKKKEGKTERVKYEKEYATKVLEWMKETIHNEKSLSEILEDTNETR comes from the coding sequence ATGATTACAGTCGTTGGACTTGGTAGTAGTGACGTCGACCATATGACAGTCGGCGTCTACCGTAAATTGTTACAAAGTGACTATGTATATTTAAGAACAAAAGACCATCCAGCAGTTGAGTTACTCCGTAAAGAAAATATCCCGTTTCAGTCGTTTGATGATTACTATATCGAAAGCGAGACATTTGAAGAAACGTACGAAAAAATAGTCAAAGAATTACTCAAGCGAGGAAAAGACGAAGGCGTCATCTACGCTGTGCCAGGATCACCGCTACTCTATGAAACGACGACAGAATTACTATTAAATAATGATGAAGACGTTAATGTAGAGATTATCGGTGGGCAAAGTTTCATCGATGTATGTATTGAAGCGGTCAATATTCCTGTAAATGAAGGATTTCAAATATTAGACGCGTCAACACTCGCTGAAAAAGATTTAAATCACCATCAGCATACATTAATCACTCAAGTGTACGATCAGTTTTCCGTATCTGACGCAAAACTCACACTTCTCGAGTATTACGACCCGAGTACAGTAGTGACGCTGATTATTGGTGCTGGAAGTGAAAGTGAAACTCTAATTACAAAACCACTTGAAGAAATCGATTATGATGTACCGAACTCAAATTTAATGACGATGTTTGTACCAAAAGTGGAAAGTACGGACTTAGATAATCGATCGGTGTATTATATGCGTGAAATTTACCAAGTGCTCGTCGGAGAGAATGGTTGTCCGTGGGATAAAGTTCAAACCCACGAGTCACTTGAACGATTTTTAATTGAAGAATCGTACGAAGTTATTGAAGCGATTGAAAAAGAAGATGACGATTTACTCGTTGAAGAACTCGGAGACATTTTACTACAGGTTGGACTTCATGCAGCAATCGCTGAGCGTGACGGCTACTTTAACTTCCACGATATATTAGAAAGTTTAAATCGTAAAATCGTCCATAGACATCCGCACGTCTTTGGAGATGCGGTTGTCAATAACAGTGACGACTTAAAAGAAGTATGGAATGCTCAAAAGAAAAAAGAAGGTAAAACAGAACGCGTTAAATACGAAAAAGAGTACGCGACAAAAGTACTTGAGTGGATGAAAGAAACGATCCACAACGAAAAATCATTATCTGAAATATTGGAGGATACGAATGAGACTCGATAA